One Faecalispora anaeroviscerum genomic window carries:
- a CDS encoding GerAB/ArcD/ProY family transporter, with protein MNKEIITNHQLFSLTACATCGSSIIVVASPVTELCQRDGWIASLLSSVFGVVFLLLYYYLGKLFPNKNLIQIINTVFGKWLGGIISIYFIIFCIHSGIQITDYIGQFITTEYLILSPVYAVNLLIIVILAIGLLYGLETTARSSEMLLRLAIIILSFLIITNITNIQINYVLPVLENGFYPILKGSLFITSYRIWPLIFLNMIYPIHTDHSSSALKSMLKGYFLGSLIMFLIMLMSILVLGTHVTSISTYSTYFLAKQISFGFLSRVEGLIVCAWLVTLFFKGFCYFYAGIQGISSLLHLRDYRKIVLPILFLVLIYSNIVYPSSAYLAYWDKYVWISYSFTAGVILPVAIVLVHFIKKAFLKTGRPELAQNSA; from the coding sequence ATGAATAAAGAAATAATTACCAACCATCAGTTATTTTCGCTGACTGCCTGTGCCACCTGTGGCTCGTCCATCATTGTTGTTGCTTCCCCAGTTACAGAATTATGTCAACGCGACGGATGGATTGCCTCTCTTCTCTCCAGCGTGTTTGGTGTCGTTTTCCTATTGCTCTATTACTATTTGGGGAAGCTGTTCCCCAACAAAAATTTAATTCAGATCATCAATACGGTGTTCGGCAAATGGCTGGGTGGAATCATTTCCATTTATTTTATTATTTTCTGCATCCACAGCGGAATACAAATTACCGATTATATCGGCCAGTTTATCACGACAGAATACCTCATTCTTTCGCCCGTTTACGCCGTCAATCTATTGATCATTGTTATTCTTGCAATCGGCTTACTCTATGGTCTTGAAACCACTGCGCGTTCCTCTGAGATGTTATTAAGGCTTGCCATTATCATTTTGTCCTTCCTGATTATCACAAATATCACCAATATTCAAATTAATTACGTTCTTCCGGTGCTGGAAAACGGGTTCTATCCGATTCTGAAGGGAAGCCTGTTTATTACCAGCTATCGTATCTGGCCGCTGATTTTTTTAAACATGATCTATCCGATTCACACGGATCATTCCTCTTCCGCCTTAAAGTCGATGCTCAAGGGATACTTTCTGGGTTCCTTGATCATGTTTTTGATTATGCTGATGTCGATTTTGGTACTGGGAACCCACGTAACCTCCATTTCCACATATTCCACTTATTTTCTCGCAAAGCAGATCAGCTTTGGTTTTTTGTCCCGCGTAGAAGGGCTTATTGTCTGCGCGTGGCTCGTCACCTTATTCTTCAAAGGTTTTTGTTATTTTTACGCAGGCATTCAGGGAATCTCGAGCCTGCTGCATTTAAGGGATTACCGAAAAATTGTACTCCCTATTTTATTTTTAGTGCTGATTTATTCCAATATTGTGTACCCAAGCAGCGCTTACCTGGCTTACTGGGACAAATATGTTTGGATTTCGTATTCCTTTACGGCAGGGGTTATTTTACCGGTTGCCATTGTACTCGTTCATTTTATCAAAAAGGCCTTTCTCAAAACCGGCCGCCCCGAATTGGCGCAGAATTCGGCCTGA
- a CDS encoding Ger(x)C family spore germination protein: MKKNIFALLLVLVLSLFALTGCWDRNELNQLGFATALGFDKTSDGKIMITAQVLNPRAIAAQKTTNEAAVVVVTAQGDSILQVLRSMSTELSRKLVGTHMQTIVFGEAFAKEGIAEATDFLLRHYQTSSELYFTVAKGTTANKVLNNLTKLDNDPSAKINSSIVISQQIWAETNEIKLTELVNCIVNSGVNAVITGVEIKSDTPNSSLEDLKKTQNDPIQLSGNAIFKVDKLVGWLNEGESQGCNYISGNIVSSAFVLEGKETGKITLNMKKGSAKQEISMSGGTPKMKVKIEMLSTVQNIDGNFDITKQENLNKIQVLAEEKLKETCMTTVTKAKALKSDFLGFGDTLHRADPQLWKSLKSSWNDTGFVHLPVEIEADVKIIGTDSISQSFLSKEE, encoded by the coding sequence GTGAAGAAAAATATCTTCGCATTACTTCTGGTTTTAGTTCTCAGCCTTTTCGCATTAACAGGCTGCTGGGACCGCAACGAATTAAATCAGCTGGGGTTTGCAACAGCTCTGGGATTTGATAAAACAAGTGATGGAAAAATTATGATTACTGCGCAGGTCTTAAATCCACGGGCCATTGCCGCACAGAAAACCACCAACGAAGCAGCAGTGGTGGTGGTGACGGCACAAGGAGACAGCATCTTACAAGTCTTACGGAGCATGAGTACCGAATTATCCAGAAAACTGGTTGGCACTCATATGCAGACAATTGTGTTCGGAGAAGCGTTCGCAAAAGAAGGAATCGCAGAGGCAACCGACTTTTTACTGCGCCATTATCAAACCAGCTCGGAACTGTATTTTACCGTTGCAAAGGGAACCACGGCGAACAAGGTTTTGAATAACTTGACAAAGCTGGACAACGATCCCTCGGCAAAAATCAATTCATCAATTGTGATTTCTCAGCAAATCTGGGCAGAAACAAACGAAATCAAATTGACGGAGCTGGTGAATTGTATTGTAAACAGTGGAGTAAACGCCGTCATTACGGGCGTTGAAATAAAATCCGATACTCCAAATAGTTCTTTAGAGGATTTAAAAAAGACACAGAATGACCCAATTCAATTGAGCGGCAACGCAATTTTTAAAGTAGACAAGCTAGTTGGGTGGCTCAATGAAGGGGAAAGCCAAGGCTGCAATTATATTTCTGGAAATATCGTTTCTTCCGCTTTTGTTCTGGAAGGAAAGGAAACCGGCAAAATTACACTGAATATGAAAAAGGGTTCTGCCAAGCAGGAAATATCAATGTCTGGAGGGACTCCAAAAATGAAAGTAAAAATAGAAATGCTGTCTACGGTACAAAATATCGATGGGAATTTTGATATTACAAAACAAGAAAACCTGAATAAAATACAGGTGCTGGCGGAGGAAAAGCTAAAAGAGACCTGTATGACCACTGTAACAAAAGCAAAGGCATTGAAAAGCGATTTTTTGGGATTTGGCGACACCCTTCACCGGGCAGACCCACAGCTGTGGAAATCGTTAAAAAGCAGCTGGAACGACACCGGCTTTGTCCATCTGCCTGTTGAAATTGAAGCTGATGTGAAGATCATTGGAACAGATTCCATCAGCCAATCATTTCTCTCCAAAGAGGAGTAA
- a CDS encoding spore germination protein: MKKDNSISVDSKIDWIRQQLGNGSDLSIQRMRLHEGLSNVLIAIIFFSSLVDKAKIREMSLEINKLSNSIKGIGNKTEIYFEMLQNTPLCGSNVTTGSNDEEIIQQILEGHTVIIFDGIEPFLCYNTYGPEGRAIEEPTSQTVIRGPKEGFTEKIENNISQIRRRIKDQSLRIEPLKLGTITKTNVTLLYIDGIAQESNINEVKKRIGKIQIDGIFESGNIEELIKDDPYSLFPTIYNTERPDTVSSALLEGKIAIFVDGSPYSLIAPTTFMEFFISSEDHYHSPFASALFRLVRLLSLFLTVLVPGVYIALTTFDQELIPTPLLLNIAAQREGVPLPAFWEAIIMEITFEILREAGIRMPRAIGPAISIVGALVLGQAAVQAGFVSAAMVIVVSITAIASFCIPSTSMADALRIIRFIFMLLAAFMGLYGIFICIIGLTLHLCKLKSLGVPYMAPFAPVLSKKNQDAIFRAPLWSIKQYPSLISKAKTERCSMNGPTQKGQTHTPERK; encoded by the coding sequence ATGAAAAAAGATAACTCGATCTCCGTTGATTCCAAGATCGACTGGATTCGGCAGCAACTGGGCAACGGCAGCGATCTTTCAATTCAAAGGATGCGGCTGCATGAAGGTTTAAGCAATGTTTTGATTGCGATCATTTTTTTCAGCAGCCTTGTTGACAAAGCGAAGATTAGAGAAATGAGTCTGGAGATCAATAAGCTCTCTAACTCGATCAAAGGCATAGGAAACAAAACAGAAATCTATTTTGAAATGCTGCAAAACACCCCCCTATGCGGCTCGAATGTCACAACCGGTTCGAATGACGAGGAAATCATTCAGCAAATATTAGAGGGCCATACGGTTATTATATTTGACGGAATCGAGCCCTTTCTTTGCTACAACACCTATGGCCCGGAGGGAAGAGCGATTGAGGAGCCCACCTCTCAAACCGTAATCCGAGGGCCAAAAGAAGGCTTTACCGAAAAAATTGAAAACAATATTTCTCAAATACGGAGAAGAATCAAGGATCAATCCCTGCGGATCGAGCCTTTGAAGCTGGGGACAATTACAAAAACCAATGTGACGCTTCTGTATATTGACGGCATCGCTCAGGAGAGCAATATCAATGAGGTAAAAAAGAGGATCGGTAAAATTCAGATCGACGGTATTTTTGAAAGCGGAAATATTGAGGAACTGATTAAGGATGACCCATATTCCCTTTTCCCAACTATTTATAACACAGAGCGCCCAGACACCGTGTCCTCTGCCCTTCTGGAGGGGAAAATCGCGATTTTTGTGGACGGCAGCCCCTACTCCCTGATCGCTCCCACCACCTTTATGGAGTTTTTCATCTCCAGCGAAGACCATTACCACAGTCCATTTGCCTCGGCACTATTTCGGTTAGTTCGCCTGCTCTCGCTCTTTTTAACGGTTTTGGTACCGGGCGTGTATATTGCTTTAACAACATTTGACCAGGAATTAATCCCCACACCCCTGCTGCTGAATATTGCGGCCCAACGCGAAGGCGTTCCTCTGCCTGCTTTTTGGGAAGCAATCATCATGGAAATCACATTTGAAATTTTACGGGAAGCAGGAATCCGAATGCCTCGGGCAATCGGCCCCGCCATCTCCATCGTTGGCGCTCTGGTACTGGGCCAAGCCGCCGTTCAGGCTGGGTTTGTTTCGGCCGCAATGGTGATCGTGGTGTCGATTACCGCTATCGCAAGCTTTTGTATTCCCAGCACCTCTATGGCGGATGCTTTACGAATTATTCGGTTTATTTTCATGCTGCTAGCCGCCTTTATGGGGCTGTATGGAATCTTCATTTGTATCATCGGACTTACCCTTCATCTTTGCAAACTCAAATCTCTTGGCGTTCCGTACATGGCCCCCTTTGCCCCTGTATTATCAAAGAAAAATCAAGATGCAATTTTCCGCGCTCCGCTATGGTCAATCAAGCAATATCCGAGTTTAATCAGCAAAGCGAAAACAGAGAGGTGCAGTATGAACGGCCCCACTCAAAAGGGTCAGACCCATACTCCCGAAAGGAAATGA
- the sdaAA gene encoding L-serine ammonia-lyase, iron-sulfur-dependent, subunit alpha, which translates to MYRTAEELLNEAQERTVPLWQIVLENETALTEKTEEEVFDRLEQTYRVMERSATKALSCPQHAIGGLITGVSQIQNEYSKTDTSLCGSWMNHSMAMAFSCSEVNAAMGKICAAPTAGACGILPAVLISVREKQGLTLRETLCGLLTAAGLGAVITRNATVAGAEGGCQAECGVAAAMASAAAVELCHGSPQAALHAGSFCLMNAMGLVCDPVAGLVQVPCAQRNASQTVNALLCADWALAGQRCVIPPDQVIGAMYHTGKLLPTQLRETAQGGLAATPAAKSIFENIFIKH; encoded by the coding sequence GTGTACCGTACCGCAGAAGAACTGCTGAACGAAGCACAGGAACGGACTGTTCCCCTGTGGCAAATTGTTTTGGAGAACGAAACCGCCCTGACAGAAAAGACAGAGGAGGAAGTATTTGACCGCCTGGAACAAACCTACCGAGTGATGGAACGCTCGGCGACCAAGGCGCTTTCCTGCCCACAGCACGCCATTGGTGGCTTGATTACCGGCGTCAGCCAGATTCAAAACGAATACTCCAAGACAGACACTTCTCTGTGCGGCTCCTGGATGAACCACTCCATGGCCATGGCCTTTTCGTGCAGTGAGGTCAACGCGGCGATGGGCAAAATTTGTGCGGCTCCCACTGCCGGTGCCTGTGGGATTCTGCCTGCGGTGCTGATTTCTGTGCGGGAAAAGCAAGGATTGACTCTGCGGGAAACCCTGTGCGGCCTGTTAACCGCCGCGGGGCTTGGGGCGGTGATTACGCGCAACGCTACGGTAGCCGGAGCGGAGGGTGGATGCCAGGCAGAGTGCGGCGTGGCGGCCGCCATGGCGTCGGCCGCCGCCGTTGAGCTCTGCCACGGCTCGCCGCAAGCAGCCCTGCACGCCGGGAGCTTCTGCCTGATGAACGCAATGGGGCTGGTCTGCGACCCGGTTGCCGGGCTGGTACAGGTACCCTGCGCACAGCGCAACGCCTCCCAGACCGTGAACGCCCTGCTCTGCGCGGATTGGGCGCTGGCGGGCCAGCGCTGCGTGATCCCGCCTGATCAGGTGATCGGCGCGATGTACCACACCGGCAAGCTGCTGCCAACCCAGCTGCGCGAAACCGCGCAGGGCGGGCTGGCCGCCACCCCGGCAGCAAAGAGTATATTTGAAAACATTTTTATTAAACATTAA
- the sdaAB gene encoding L-serine ammonia-lyase, iron-sulfur-dependent subunit beta produces MELSVFEVIGPIMIGSSSSHTAGAAKLARVARIIAGEPFDRVSFGLHGSFAKTYRGHGTDRALVFGALGYYEDDERLPNAFEMAKQAGLSYDFYETKLEGAHENTAVLSFYRQDHLISRVIGSSIGGAQIIITQIDDFPTHYTAQSPALILSYQDRPGVISRLTGVLAEYRINIAVMKVSRLQKGGTALCTIETDEAIPKQAAEQLKTVPNVFQVRAINLFREGEVPCTVPQKNC; encoded by the coding sequence ATGGAACTCAGTGTTTTTGAGGTGATCGGCCCAATCATGATCGGCTCCTCCAGCTCCCACACTGCGGGCGCGGCTAAGCTGGCCCGGGTCGCGAGGATCATTGCAGGAGAGCCGTTTGACCGTGTATCGTTTGGGCTGCACGGCTCCTTTGCGAAAACATACCGCGGCCACGGAACCGACCGGGCGCTGGTGTTCGGCGCATTGGGGTATTATGAAGACGACGAGCGACTGCCAAACGCATTTGAGATGGCAAAGCAAGCCGGCCTTTCGTATGATTTTTACGAAACGAAGCTGGAAGGAGCGCACGAAAACACAGCCGTCCTCAGTTTTTACCGGCAGGATCACCTGATCAGCCGGGTCATCGGCTCCTCCATCGGCGGCGCACAGATCATTATTACGCAGATCGACGATTTCCCCACGCACTACACCGCGCAGTCGCCGGCACTGATTTTAAGCTATCAGGACCGCCCTGGGGTCATCAGTAGGCTAACCGGGGTTCTGGCGGAATATAGGATCAACATCGCGGTAATGAAGGTCAGCCGACTGCAAAAGGGCGGCACCGCGCTCTGCACAATCGAAACCGACGAAGCCATTCCGAAGCAGGCCGCCGAGCAGCTGAAAACTGTCCCAAACGTGTTTCAGGTGCGCGCGATTAATCTTTTCAGAGAGGGGGAAGTACCGTGTACCGTACCGCAGAAGAACTGCTGA